One window from the genome of Salvelinus fontinalis isolate EN_2023a chromosome 3, ASM2944872v1, whole genome shotgun sequence encodes:
- the LOC129851258 gene encoding relaxin-3-like: MWKAAVLTFGLLVALVGMVQAAEGQANSIYGVKLCGREFIRAVIFTCGGSRWRRGVGDAGDISIDEETEAYSPWSSNAIPGLASKQRPGLEAQGWAGEVREGGSAAAVFSRLARSPISEEVLEALRSADRKGRDVVVGLSNACCKWGCSKSEISSLC, from the exons ATGTGGAAGGCTGCAGTGTTGACGTTTGGCCTGTTGGTGGCACTGGTGGGTATGGTGCAGGCTGCAGAGGGCCAGGCTAATTCTATCTACGGGGTGAAGCTGTGCGGGAGAGAGTTTATACGGGCCGTCATCTTCACCTGCGGAGGATCGcgttggaggagaggagtgggcgaTGCAG GTGACATCTCCATTGACGAGGAGACTGAGGCCTACAGCCCATGGAGCTCCAACGCCATCCCCGGCCTCGCCAGCAAGCAGCGTCCAGGATTGGAGGCCCAGGGCTGGGCAGGCGAGGTCAGGGAGGGGGGCTCTGCCGCTGCTGTGTTCAGTCGTTTGGCCCGCTCGCCCATCTCAGAGGAAGTGCTAGAGGCGCTGCGCAGCGCGGACAGGAAGGGGCGGGATGTCGTGGTGGGCCTCTCCAACGCCTGCTGCAAGTGGGGCTGCAGCAAGAGCGAGATCAGCTCCCTCTGTTGA